From Paenibacillus sp. PvR098:
CCCTAATCAGTCCATCTTCATCATCTGCAACATCTGTTTTATTGAACACTTGTTTACAGATATTCTTTGCAACTTTTAATAACGACTCGTCGACGAAATGCCGCTTTACGACAATTACTTTATCGATCTCACTCGTCTTAGTTAAAGCATTTAAGACATTGCCATCTTCTGGTTCCAAATACTCAGAATTAAGTCGTAAGCGAATCCGCTGTTCTTTCATTAACTCCGCAATCAAACCTGATATATCGATATCTTTCCAACCATATGGTTTATCCTTGTAACGATCCAATATCGTTTTTACTCGTATTTGCTTTTGGATACTATCCTGCAAGCTTATAAAGTCCATAACTTCTTTTACAGCCAACTCATTTGAATTCAACGATCCGCCATCAATGGTCAATTGCTCATTATTTCTTCTCAAAATCGAGATGAGATCCTTTTCCGATTCCAAGAAGTTCTTCACATATCCAAGTTTTGTATACACATTTTCGACCAATGAAAGGAATCCAGCGTTAATCCGCTCTTTAACCGTCGAACCCTTGATCTCCGCCTTATTACCATTAATGAAGAACGTGCCGCCCTTGATCGCCTCTTCCAGCATATCCCTTACCCGACGCTTGCGATCTCTTGCTTCGGCTTGTTTATTGTTCAGGATGTTTTGAATGCTCTCTGGAAGCTGAGTCGGATTTTTCTTCTTCCGATACTCTTCGATTTTGAGGACCTCTTCCATCTCCTCAACATAAGCCTCATTCGCACCCAATTTCAGAATCATCTCGCCTGTACCAGACGACATAAGCATTAGTTCTTGTTCGGATTTGGCATAATGATCAGACAGCGGCGAGAGAATATTGATTCCGATACTCGATGTTTGATTACCGATGTTCTTCTCGTCCATCTTCTGATTATAGGAAAACTGGTATTGTGCCGAATAGCGGTATCTCTTGTCATCATACAGGTCTTGATAAATGTAATTCGCAAGCTCACGCTTGATGACATCCTCTTCAATCTTCATCGCCTTAATCTCACGATTTATATCTTGCTCGTCATCCGTCAGGAATAGGTAGAACTCACCGTTCTTCTGGATGAGCGTTTGTGAAATCAGCTTTCGAAGTGATACCTTGATTTTCTCCTTCAACGCCAACTTATCTTCATCAATTTGCGTGACCATTAATGTTGCAATATTATCTATATTGGCAGGAATCTCTTTGATATATTTAATCATGAATAGCACTTTAAGCAGATCCATATTAAACTCATCGTCTCGCAATGCAGGGTTTTCATATGCACCTTCAATAACCCTTGCAATAGAAGGGGTTAAGAACTCTTTAATCGTATCGTAAAACGCATAGAAAGGAATTAATGTCCCTTCCTCCGCATCTTTGAATCGCAAGCCAGCTTCTTTAAATGCGGAGAGCATAGAACGCTCACCTTCAGACAAGTGCTTGCCTGAACTCCCGTGTTTACGTACTTGCTCAAAAACGTTTTGTAGGAGTTTAAACTGGTAAGGAAGGAATGGATATACATCCGCAAATTCCAGATCATTCTCATACCCTCTCAAATCCGCAGTGCTATCCTTAAAGCTCATGAGGTTCTTGAGTGTTGCACTCTTCTCAAGATGAAGAAGCCTCAGTTTGTCAACGACATGCTCCTTCTTTTCAAGTATCCGCTTCTTAATAACCTCATCAACTGAGATCGAAGAAAGCGACAGCCTCGTATCGAATCGTCCTTGAATGCGGGAGAAGTCATCGCCTTTTACCTTTACAATGCTATCGATGCTTTCCTGCGAAGTAACCATGATCCACACTTTGCCCTGACAATGTGTTCCGAGATCCTCAGCCAATGTTTGAAGGTTAAGCATCAATTGTCGGCTATCACCGATATATTGTCCAATTTCATCCACCAAGAAAATAAGGTGAAAGTTGTTCCCCTTCTGTGCGACGTATTCCTTTACATCCTTTGAGAACTTTTCGATGCTGATTTCGAAGTTGTTTACACCGTTCTCAAACCAATTTCTCGCTGTTTCTTCGGACATGGATGTTACCTTAGTCAATGCTCCAATGACATAATCCGCATCAAAATAGAAGGTGTTTCTGCGTTCTACCCACTCTTCGCCTGCCGCCGCTCTAAATTCCCTCTTAAAGTCTTCATACACGCCTTCTTTGGTCAGATACTTCTCCATCTCCGCTACACCAGGAATATCACCATAGAAGCCCTGGTGCTCATAAAAAACTTTAGAGAAAACCCGAAGGATAGCATCCTCTTTAGATTTATTATCCAAGGAGCTTTTCGAATCAATATTGAATAGGATAACCTCTGTTTCAACGTTTGAAGTTCTTTTCATATTAGCGAGAACGATTGGATCCTGAATTTTGTCGGCGAAGAAATCAACTGCACGCTTGTCTTTCGCCTTCTTGTTCTCAAGCAAGTAAGCAAGAATTTTCAAGAAATGCGATTTACCCGAACCAAAAAAGCCTGAGATCCAAACACCCATCTTATCGGTAGTACCATCAATACCCTGCTGATAGTTCTCATAAAACTTGGATAAATGCTTATTCAATTCTCGTGTTACTACATATTCATCAAGTTCTTGGTAAATATTGTTTTCATCGGTTTGTGCAACCTTGATTACCCCTTTAATGCTACGTTCAATATCTTTCACAAACATATCTTTAATACGCACAGAACTGCCCCCTCAAAGTTAATCCACTAAACGAAATGCCCTGTAGTAGTTGTCATCTTTGAATCGATCAAACAAGCGAAGTGATAAACCGTCATACTTTCCTGGAAAGAACATGATCACAGGGATCTTATCCAGAATTTCTTGAAGATTGTTCAATATATTATGAGAACGTACAAACGGATAAACCTTGCCAACACCCGTGATGAACACAACATTATTATCGGCTATTTGCTCCTTGATTTTTTGAAGAAATATATCAGGCTTGGCGAAGTTAGCCATTGCTTTAAATAAAGCATCTTTCCCCTGTTTCTCTTCCATTTGGGGGATCCGATCGTAGATCCTCTTCTCCTTTGCGATCTCGATTAACAATTTATACAGGTCAAACTCAATAATCCTGCGGTTAGAACCCTCATAACTGAACTCTCTTAAAATGTGTGCTACATAATCCCGAACAAGCAGTTCCTTTTCTGGCTCATAATCAAACACGTAGAAGCTGATTTCATTCCCCAGCCCTCTACCCTCAATAAACTTATCTTCCTTGATCTTTGGGATAATCTTATCCAATCTGCTATTTAAATTCGCCATGCTTCTACCCTCGCTCACCCATCGCTCTTACATATGCGATGTCTCCAATATGAACCAAGTGTTGCTTTAACTGATCATCCATTAGGAGACGACTTAGCTCGCCTGTCTTCTTGTCTTTTAATACGCCTGACTCAAGTAATATCCGCTGAATTACATTTTTTAACTTTGTTACGGTCTGTTCTGTCCAACCTCCTACCCCTGTGTCCTGTTCCGCTTTAGACACGAAGTAAAGGTTCAAATCTTTTTTCTCCAGTAAATAATGATTCGATTCAAGCTTCTCACGGATAACCTCATTCACGAACTCAAAGAAGAGCCTGTCCGTTTTCATTATGGCATACAGGTTAATGAGCTTCCCCGCTTCCAATGATTGCTCTAAAACCATTTGACATAACATTTCATCAAGGATGCTTACCCTCCGTAATACCGAGGGCAAGCTACGTTTTAGACTTGCATTAACCTGATATTGAAATAGGTTTTCTAAAAGAACCTTTTGCCTTATTTCCTGCTCGCTAAACCCCTTCATTCTAAGACTTACGACCTGCTTAAATTCATAAAACATGAATGAAGCCCCAGTTAAGGTGGCACTATATTCTAATTCTGTAGACATAATTCAACTCCCTGCTTTTTCTTCAGTGTATTTTTCATCCTCTAACATTCCAGTCATTGTTAGTACCCGTTCAACAACCTCCAACCGTCGTTTGCCACATTGTTGCTTGAGAATTGTGGTGAATTCCGCTTGTTTCAATATCTTTTGTGGATTGTTTTTATACATGTTTGCTATGTTCTTTTTCAGCAAATCTTCGCTTACATTATCATCCCAATAGGCATCAATAATTTCGTTAATTGCCATGGCGAGTTCCCTTTGCGTTTTATAGAAAAGCTTTAGTTCCACGTGACCACCTCATAAGTATCACCATTTATACTCAATTCTTACTTCATTCTTATTCCTCTATTATACCTTGGTGCCTTAAAAAGAAAAACCGCTTGTTCAGCGGTTTTTCCGACCTTTATCTAAGACCAGCATACAATTCTGGTCCCATCGTCTTCAACATCTTATCAAAAAGTTGAGATAGCTTCTTGATCGTAGTATCCAAATCATTGTCTGGCTTAAAACTAACCCCTATTTTTCGAACCTCAGCTTTTAGCATGGGGTCTATAAACTTCTGAAGTTCCATAATCCTGCTCTCGAAGGTACGATACAGCACTTCCTGATATTCTTCGAAATGCAAGTATATCGAAGCATGTCCATATTTGTTTCGAGCACTCACTTTAAAGTTTACTCCGCTTCGCCCACCTCCAATTGAGAGTTGGCAATCATTGCTGTTATGCTTCTTCGATTTCCATACGTTAGTCAAGTAGGGAATGTGGATTCTAAACTTTTCAAGCATGTATTGTTTTACATCCTCAACACGCTCAAAATCATAATTGACTTTTGCTATTGTCCGACCAGTATGAGCAGACGGAACCTGGGAATATGCATAATATGTTTCCAGCGGCGGATATTGAGAACTTCCAATTCTGTGTAAGTTATTCCATACATCAAGCTTATAGAGTTTGTTAACCTCACTTGACCGCTTGATAGCTTCCTGAGTTAGACGTAATGCAAAAAAATCAATATATTTATGTTTCTGACTTTTCATATATCCACTGACTTCTTCAAGATGACACTTTTGAAAATCAGAAGCAAGCCAGACAATAGTACCTTCTGATGTCGCATCGATAATCTCAAGTACCTTCATTAAATGGCGTTTATCAGATGGATTTACCTGACTTTCTATAAATATCGGCAATCTCCGTGATAGATTAACTGCATACAAATCGACTTTCCTTCTACCAATCGGGACCTCTGCTTCTGTTTGTTCTAACTTTTGCCCAATAAGACTCTCTAAATACTGAGGATGCTTCAGTAAAAACAGCGTCAGAATAAACTCTTTCTCGGATCCATATCTGCTCAACCATCTTCCCCCCAATAAAGAATAAAAAGAAGGAAGGCAAAGCTTCCCTCCCCCTCATCCACTTATATTGCCGCTTTAAATTCATCCAGCATTTCAGAAAGCATATACAACTCCTTCACTTTCGTCTCGGCATTCCATTTGCAGTCCACCAAAAACTCGTTGATTCGGATCAAAATGGAGCGTGCCTCTTTGCTTAACTGTTGATCGTTTAGGACAAAGTTGCTTTGGATCAAGACATCTGAAATTGATGGTTGTCCATGTTCTTCAGCCTTTTGAAAAATAGTGGCCATTAGAACGGAATACGGGATCTCAAGGCTCTCTGCCAATGAAAAAACTACGGGCAAGGAAGGTGACGTTTTTTCGCCCCTTTCGAGTCTGTTGATGTAAGAACTTGAGACTTGGCTCATCTCTTCGAGTTGCTTCAACGACAGATCCTTTACTTTCATACGGTAATGGCGAATCAAAATTCCGAAGCTATCCGCAATAGCATATCCTCCGCCGCTGTTGCTCTCCTCATTTGCAATACTTATGGCCGAATTACTTTGCTTTTTGTCATCTACCATTGTTAATTGGCTCCTTTCTACTTATCTCGTGATGAGAATCCTATGTTCTGTGAACTTTATATTTTAAGCAGAATCACGATGTTCAATAACTTTTGAAACCTCAATTCTTCTTACCGAAAATTGTTCCACGAAAGATCTGCTTCAATACAGTTCATCTTCGAACGGTATTAAAAAAGCATGCTCTCCATTTGCTTACTGGAGGCATGCTTCTGATTTTATTGGTTTTGAAATATTTCATTTCGACCACAGCTCTTCCATTTCATATTTTGCCCCCTCCACA
This genomic window contains:
- a CDS encoding TIGR04540 family protein, which translates into the protein MELKLFYKTQRELAMAINEIIDAYWDDNVSEDLLKKNIANMYKNNPQKILKQAEFTTILKQQCGKRRLEVVERVLTMTGMLEDEKYTEEKAGS
- the brxC gene encoding BREX system P-loop protein BrxC, whose amino-acid sequence is MRIKDMFVKDIERSIKGVIKVAQTDENNIYQELDEYVVTRELNKHLSKFYENYQQGIDGTTDKMGVWISGFFGSGKSHFLKILAYLLENKKAKDKRAVDFFADKIQDPIVLANMKRTSNVETEVILFNIDSKSSLDNKSKEDAILRVFSKVFYEHQGFYGDIPGVAEMEKYLTKEGVYEDFKREFRAAAGEEWVERRNTFYFDADYVIGALTKVTSMSEETARNWFENGVNNFEISIEKFSKDVKEYVAQKGNNFHLIFLVDEIGQYIGDSRQLMLNLQTLAEDLGTHCQGKVWIMVTSQESIDSIVKVKGDDFSRIQGRFDTRLSLSSISVDEVIKKRILEKKEHVVDKLRLLHLEKSATLKNLMSFKDSTADLRGYENDLEFADVYPFLPYQFKLLQNVFEQVRKHGSSGKHLSEGERSMLSAFKEAGLRFKDAEEGTLIPFYAFYDTIKEFLTPSIARVIEGAYENPALRDDEFNMDLLKVLFMIKYIKEIPANIDNIATLMVTQIDEDKLALKEKIKVSLRKLISQTLIQKNGEFYLFLTDDEQDINREIKAMKIEEDVIKRELANYIYQDLYDDKRYRYSAQYQFSYNQKMDEKNIGNQTSSIGINILSPLSDHYAKSEQELMLMSSGTGEMILKLGANEAYVEEMEEVLKIEEYRKKKNPTQLPESIQNILNNKQAEARDRKRRVRDMLEEAIKGGTFFINGNKAEIKGSTVKERINAGFLSLVENVYTKLGYVKNFLESEKDLISILRRNNEQLTIDGGSLNSNELAVKEVMDFISLQDSIQKQIRVKTILDRYKDKPYGWKDIDISGLIAELMKEQRIRLRLNSEYLEPEDGNVLNALTKTSEIDKVIVVKRHFVDESLLKVAKNICKQVFNKTDVADDEDGLIRDIRGLIEAQVKEINALKSRYEGRKYPGGSLLNKGLEYFGEFTKGLDNVSFFTKLRDLEDNLLDWEEDVTYVKSFFASQKDIFDKGLRAIEMYKENDVYLTGNEIKGYADKLQEILTDVQPYKKIKDIPELVNKIDEYIQSVLEGKKVAAKNVIQLDINHLTLRANEDGVSEETKNRIQAYYGNLFSSMNELVDIFKVDATITQSSAFKDREETIINREIREYENREQGKQPEGVVEGGETYVAVKTAPQRERVKVNSLLSTKTLRTEEEVDMLLNTLSAKLKQIIKSNKQIEFID
- a CDS encoding DUF1788 domain-containing protein; amino-acid sequence: MANLNSRLDKIIPKIKEDKFIEGRGLGNEISFYVFDYEPEKELLVRDYVAHILREFSYEGSNRRIIEFDLYKLLIEIAKEKRIYDRIPQMEEKQGKDALFKAMANFAKPDIFLQKIKEQIADNNVVFITGVGKVYPFVRSHNILNNLQEILDKIPVIMFFPGKYDGLSLRLFDRFKDDNYYRAFRLVD
- a CDS encoding DUF1819 family protein, with the translated sequence MSTELEYSATLTGASFMFYEFKQVVSLRMKGFSEQEIRQKVLLENLFQYQVNASLKRSLPSVLRRVSILDEMLCQMVLEQSLEAGKLINLYAIMKTDRLFFEFVNEVIREKLESNHYLLEKKDLNLYFVSKAEQDTGVGGWTEQTVTKLKNVIQRILLESGVLKDKKTGELSRLLMDDQLKQHLVHIGDIAYVRAMGERG
- a CDS encoding helix-turn-helix transcriptional regulator, whose translation is MVDDKKQSNSAISIANEESNSGGGYAIADSFGILIRHYRMKVKDLSLKQLEEMSQVSSSYINRLERGEKTSPSLPVVFSLAESLEIPYSVLMATIFQKAEEHGQPSISDVLIQSNFVLNDQQLSKEARSILIRINEFLVDCKWNAETKVKELYMLSEMLDEFKAAI